One genomic region from Chthonomonas calidirosea T49 encodes:
- a CDS encoding PilZ domain-containing protein, whose amino-acid sequence MAAFWAAIVGALSVTLIGLWQSSIRYYTWRRLKRRSEGMMVSAELLWQTNNPCLVLRPPGEIGAEPICIPATLWAVKRYHLYFLSDLDKGCLPETAVEWLQKGNLLFVEMTGEAAIYRAEVRLCGIRSHAQGLLIKTTRPFWAVRIQRRQYARVAVALPIVLERMEETSVHQIAEEVVKPSERSDRQTQRQRFDAVLCDLSAGGFRAELLCEGSPQAAAMLSELLAPQTMVTVHLPIIGLEKARLRARVLTCDRILARCGLGVRIACSFLAPEPWEQEEIMHFVFQKQREELQRRRPSRFV is encoded by the coding sequence GTGGCCGCTTTCTGGGCCGCCATTGTTGGGGCGCTGAGCGTTACCTTAATCGGTCTCTGGCAATCGAGCATCCGCTACTACACTTGGCGACGGCTTAAACGCCGCTCTGAAGGGATGATGGTCTCTGCCGAGCTGTTGTGGCAGACGAATAATCCATGTCTCGTATTGCGGCCGCCGGGCGAAATAGGTGCCGAGCCGATCTGCATTCCCGCTACCCTATGGGCGGTGAAGCGCTATCACCTCTATTTCTTATCAGACCTTGATAAGGGCTGCCTGCCGGAAACAGCGGTCGAATGGCTGCAGAAGGGAAACTTACTCTTTGTCGAAATGACTGGAGAGGCCGCAATCTATCGTGCAGAGGTTCGACTCTGCGGAATCCGTAGCCATGCCCAAGGTCTTTTAATAAAGACAACTCGTCCGTTTTGGGCTGTGCGCATTCAACGTCGCCAGTACGCTCGTGTTGCCGTTGCGTTGCCTATCGTGCTAGAACGCATGGAGGAGACGTCCGTTCATCAGATTGCTGAAGAGGTCGTGAAGCCATCAGAGCGTTCAGATCGGCAAACTCAGAGACAACGCTTCGATGCAGTGTTGTGCGACCTCTCTGCAGGTGGCTTTCGTGCGGAACTGCTTTGTGAGGGAAGCCCTCAAGCGGCGGCCATGTTGTCGGAGCTTCTAGCGCCTCAAACGATGGTGACGGTGCACCTACCTATCATCGGGTTAGAAAAAGCTCGGTTGCGCGCACGCGTGCTTACCTGTGATCGCATCTTAGCGCGTTGTGGGCTGGGCGTTCGTATTGCCTGCAGTTTTCTGGCCCCTGAGCCTTGGGAGCAAGAGGAGATCATGCACTTTGTCTTTCAGAAACAGCGGGAGGAACTGCAGCGCCGGCGTCCCTCCCGTTTCGTCTAG
- a CDS encoding ABC transporter substrate-binding protein — MRSTLWKQFQRSPLLQGCFGMVLSLCVLGTLRFYPNIAEALQRHNGPREVLKVGFLPVTCHLTCPVTDYATRTSKFARFESWRFMDFPTLCEAFKSGRLQASFILAPLAMKLVEEGVPCKIVYLGHRDGSTLIVPKNSKAKSLRDLKGCTLAIPSFTSNQYLVLRRRMEQEGMQPNDIKFVQMAPPDMPAALAAHAIDAFFVGEPYPGKAEMMGIGRPLYYAKDLWPGFVSCVLVVSDKLIHSNPRLVADLVRGIADSGAWADKHRIEAAQVVAPYYRQDPKLLRYVLTTPPDRVSYSMLTPTDKDMEDIMDEAVKVGVLKHKLPLSAFLDRSFIPRHIVPIKITPPPTTAQAG; from the coding sequence ATGAGATCTACGCTATGGAAACAGTTTCAACGTTCCCCGCTTTTGCAGGGCTGCTTTGGCATGGTTCTCTCGCTGTGTGTGCTTGGCACCTTGCGGTTTTATCCAAATATCGCCGAGGCCCTGCAACGACACAACGGCCCGCGAGAGGTGCTAAAGGTGGGCTTTTTGCCGGTTACCTGCCATCTCACCTGTCCCGTCACAGACTACGCCACGCGAACCAGTAAGTTCGCTCGGTTTGAGTCGTGGCGCTTTATGGACTTTCCTACCCTCTGTGAGGCCTTCAAATCAGGGCGATTACAGGCTAGCTTTATTTTAGCCCCGCTTGCCATGAAGCTTGTGGAAGAAGGGGTACCGTGCAAAATCGTCTATCTTGGCCATCGCGACGGCTCCACGCTCATCGTACCTAAAAACAGCAAGGCCAAAAGCCTACGCGATCTCAAGGGCTGCACGCTTGCCATCCCCAGCTTCACCAGCAACCAGTATCTCGTTTTACGGCGTCGAATGGAGCAGGAAGGCATGCAGCCTAACGACATCAAGTTTGTTCAGATGGCTCCGCCCGATATGCCAGCAGCGCTGGCAGCGCACGCCATAGATGCCTTCTTCGTAGGCGAACCCTACCCCGGCAAAGCTGAAATGATGGGCATTGGAAGGCCGCTTTACTACGCAAAGGACCTGTGGCCGGGATTTGTTTCCTGCGTTCTGGTGGTTAGCGACAAGCTGATTCACTCCAACCCGCGCCTCGTTGCTGACCTGGTGCGCGGCATCGCCGACAGCGGCGCATGGGCCGACAAACATCGGATTGAAGCGGCGCAAGTGGTCGCTCCCTACTATCGCCAAGACCCAAAACTCCTGCGCTATGTGCTGACCACCCCACCCGATCGCGTAAGCTATTCGATGCTCACACCGACCGACAAGGACATGGAGGATATTATGGACGAAGCGGTGAAGGTGGGTGTTTTAAAGCACAAGCTTCCGCTTTCAGCTTTCTTAGACCGAAGCTTTATTCCTAGACACATCGTGCCCATAAAGATCACGCCGCCGCCCACCACCGCCCAAGCGGGATGA
- a CDS encoding ABC transporter ATP-binding protein, with the protein MTRSDLATIHTTAQIQSSDVPAVAIKQLEHAYGNLSVIENFNLEIRRHEFLAIVGPSGCGKTTLLSLLSGYEQPTKGSIARLGEVRMIYQQGGLFPWLTVAENIGLGLKRLPNAKERQKKLEEMLALVELPMFADSYPHQLSGGMKQRVELARALADDSDILLMDEPFSSLDYIARLQLRQELGRILSLRPRTVVLVTHDLEEAAHLADRVIVLSERPARIQCELVVNAPRPRNLTHPAVIETTQRLLIEMGLEGAPK; encoded by the coding sequence ATGACACGAAGCGACCTCGCAACGATTCATACAACAGCACAAATACAGTCTAGCGATGTACCGGCGGTTGCCATTAAGCAGTTAGAGCACGCCTACGGCAACCTAAGCGTTATCGAAAACTTCAACTTAGAGATCAGGCGTCATGAGTTTTTGGCCATCGTTGGCCCCTCCGGCTGCGGAAAAACTACCCTTTTAAGTCTCCTTTCCGGTTACGAACAGCCTACAAAGGGGTCTATTGCGCGCCTTGGAGAGGTTCGCATGATCTATCAACAAGGCGGGCTTTTTCCGTGGCTCACCGTGGCCGAAAATATCGGCTTAGGCCTAAAGCGCTTGCCAAATGCCAAAGAGCGGCAAAAAAAGCTCGAAGAGATGCTCGCACTCGTGGAACTACCCATGTTCGCCGATAGCTACCCACACCAGCTGTCGGGCGGAATGAAGCAACGCGTGGAGCTTGCTCGCGCGCTGGCCGACGACAGCGACATCCTGCTTATGGACGAGCCCTTCTCTTCACTCGACTACATCGCCCGACTGCAGTTACGCCAGGAGTTGGGCCGCATTCTCTCGTTACGCCCACGCACCGTGGTGCTTGTAACGCACGATCTGGAGGAAGCCGCCCATCTGGCCGATCGGGTTATCGTGCTTTCGGAACGTCCGGCCCGTATACAATGCGAGTTGGTGGTTAACGCCCCGCGTCCTCGCAATCTTACTCATCCTGCTGTTATCGAAACGACACAACGCCTTTTAATCGAAATGGGATTGGAAGGAGCACCAAAATGA
- a CDS encoding ABC transporter permease, translated as MRYHQPSPTYAVLAPFALFLGALGLWWLLCALHKLPATVFPTPSDVWHGFQEEWRSSRLWQDIIVSLWRVAAGFSLAVFLGIPMGLWLGNSPWVRTALLPIINFFRNLSPLAWIGFAITWFGVGDPPAIFLIFLSVFFPMAVSVASAVAAIPEVYFRVAHDFGIRGIRRILLVTLPAITPQLITALRVTLGIAWVVLVAAEMVGTRSGLGFAIYDDRNALRQDLLVVHMVVIGLIGVFMDKLVLQLSKSPSVQWGYRN; from the coding sequence ATGCGTTATCATCAGCCTTCTCCCACCTATGCTGTACTCGCGCCTTTTGCCCTTTTTTTAGGTGCGTTAGGCCTTTGGTGGCTGCTGTGTGCACTCCATAAGCTGCCTGCAACCGTCTTTCCTACCCCGTCTGACGTTTGGCATGGTTTCCAAGAAGAATGGCGCTCTAGTCGCCTGTGGCAAGACATCATCGTCTCTCTATGGCGTGTGGCAGCCGGATTCAGCCTCGCCGTTTTCCTTGGTATTCCCATGGGACTATGGCTTGGAAATAGCCCTTGGGTACGAACCGCTCTTCTACCGATCATCAACTTTTTCCGTAACCTATCCCCTCTCGCCTGGATAGGCTTTGCCATAACCTGGTTCGGTGTGGGCGACCCTCCGGCCATCTTCCTCATCTTCTTGTCGGTGTTCTTCCCCATGGCCGTCTCGGTGGCCTCAGCCGTGGCCGCCATTCCGGAGGTCTATTTCCGTGTAGCGCATGACTTCGGCATCCGAGGGATACGCCGCATTCTTCTCGTTACCTTGCCAGCCATCACGCCGCAACTTATTACGGCCTTACGAGTAACTCTTGGCATTGCCTGGGTCGTGCTGGTGGCCGCCGAAATGGTGGGTACCCGCAGCGGCCTTGGTTTTGCCATCTACGACGACCGCAACGCCCTACGCCAAGATCTCCTGGTAGTGCACATGGTGGTTATTGGGCTTATCGGGGTGTTTATGGATAAGCTGGTTCTACAGCTCTCCAAATCGCCCTCGGTACAGTGGGGCTATAGAAACTGA
- a CDS encoding homogentisate 1,2-dioxygenase, translated as MPHYVQRGTIPRKRHIQFRKSDGSLYSEQVFGTKGFSGIASILYHLHPPTQVQNFEPLMDLRPALANRQALRHHHLRTGGAQPQGDAISGRIPLLVNANVTLSICCPKFTMPYLYKNADGDELIFVHEGQGTLHTMFGPLAFDEGDYLVIPRGTIYQLELVRSPVRLLVVEAVGGPIEIPKRYRNEYGQLLEHAPFCERDIRVPETLEVHEETGHFEVRIKAQGALTAYHYGFHPFDVVGWDGYLYPWAFNIRDFEPITGSLHQPPPTHQTFSGPNFVVCSFVPRMLDYHPEAIPIPYNHSNVDSDEVLYYVNGNFSSRRGIERGSITHHPAGLPHGPQPGAVEASIGLKRTEEMAVMLDTFYPLQITEAALAFDDPTYPKSWLPRS; from the coding sequence ATGCCACACTATGTCCAACGCGGCACCATTCCGCGAAAACGCCATATCCAGTTTCGGAAGTCCGATGGCTCGCTCTATAGCGAGCAGGTGTTCGGAACCAAGGGGTTTTCTGGTATCGCCTCCATTCTTTATCATCTCCATCCGCCCACGCAGGTTCAGAACTTCGAGCCGCTCATGGATCTCCGGCCGGCGCTGGCTAATCGGCAGGCGTTACGCCATCACCATCTGCGTACAGGAGGTGCGCAGCCGCAGGGCGATGCTATCTCCGGTCGCATTCCTTTGTTGGTGAACGCCAATGTCACCCTTTCGATATGTTGTCCCAAGTTCACTATGCCCTATCTCTACAAAAATGCCGATGGCGATGAGCTGATCTTTGTGCATGAAGGGCAGGGCACGTTGCATACCATGTTCGGGCCGCTAGCGTTTGACGAGGGCGACTACCTTGTTATTCCGCGAGGCACTATCTATCAGCTAGAACTCGTACGCTCCCCCGTGCGGCTTCTAGTCGTTGAGGCGGTTGGAGGGCCGATAGAGATACCGAAACGGTATCGCAATGAGTACGGTCAACTGTTAGAACATGCTCCGTTTTGTGAACGTGACATTCGCGTTCCGGAGACGCTGGAGGTGCACGAAGAGACGGGACATTTCGAGGTGCGTATCAAAGCTCAGGGCGCCCTCACCGCCTATCATTACGGCTTTCATCCTTTCGACGTAGTGGGGTGGGATGGCTATCTCTATCCATGGGCATTTAACATTCGCGACTTCGAGCCGATAACCGGCAGCTTGCACCAGCCGCCGCCAACGCACCAGACCTTTTCCGGCCCCAACTTTGTTGTTTGCTCGTTCGTACCTAGAATGTTGGACTATCATCCGGAGGCGATACCCATTCCCTATAATCATAGTAATGTGGATAGCGATGAGGTGCTCTATTATGTGAACGGTAACTTCTCCAGTCGCCGAGGCATCGAACGCGGTTCCATAACTCACCACCCAGCTGGGCTCCCTCACGGCCCTCAACCTGGTGCCGTCGAGGCAAGCATAGGCCTAAAACGTACAGAGGAGATGGCGGTGATGCTCGACACCTTTTATCCGCTGCAGATCACCGAAGCCGCCCTCGCGTTTGACGATCCTACCTATCCAAAGAGCTGGCTTCCACGGAGTTAA
- a CDS encoding flavin reductase family protein: MENTSNTQEFVGIDPSDLTPPEVYRLLLHHVAPRPIAFVSTLSKEGVPNLAPFSFFMAGGSNPPSVVISPTNNRYGQPKDTLVNIRDTREYTISVVSYFMAERMNQASADYPYGVSEWEKSGFMPAPSVKVKPARVSESLMAMECRLFQIVEHGGGPISANYIIGEVLYFHVARSLLLPDGRIDATRVDYIGRMGGDWYVRARPDAMFEMPRPQL, translated from the coding sequence ATGGAAAACACATCTAATACACAAGAGTTTGTGGGCATAGACCCTTCTGATCTCACGCCACCGGAGGTCTACCGCCTGCTATTGCATCATGTAGCTCCGCGGCCCATCGCTTTTGTCTCAACGCTTTCTAAAGAGGGCGTGCCCAATTTGGCTCCGTTCAGCTTCTTCATGGCCGGAGGCTCGAACCCCCCTTCAGTGGTCATCTCCCCTACCAACAATCGCTATGGGCAACCCAAGGATACGTTGGTGAACATTCGTGACACGAGGGAATACACCATCTCGGTGGTGAGCTATTTTATGGCGGAGCGGATGAATCAGGCCTCTGCTGACTATCCATACGGCGTCAGCGAATGGGAAAAATCGGGCTTTATGCCGGCACCCTCGGTGAAGGTGAAGCCCGCGCGGGTTTCAGAGAGCCTTATGGCAATGGAGTGTCGCCTGTTTCAGATTGTAGAGCATGGCGGTGGCCCCATCTCGGCCAACTATATTATTGGCGAAGTGCTCTATTTTCATGTGGCACGCTCGCTGCTTCTGCCGGATGGTCGGATAGATGCTACGCGCGTAGACTACATTGGGCGCATGGGAGGCGATTGGTATGTGCGGGCTCGTCCGGATGCCATGTTTGAAATGCCGCGCCCACAGCTTTGA
- a CDS encoding zinc-dependent metalloprotease yields MKPFGRFCVLATLLLCAAPLYGAQQPQQSPQKQQVSSPSQKVTLAIRAKEGQIARYRQVADLKVSAQGMSLALQIKQTQRVKFTKVDPSGDITLEQTTESGEITTNGHSTPLPDEEKTTDVLVIHPDGTLASYQSADGEAQARDSVRLIEATSVVFPKQPVGEGDSWSYTYQPNDKLGIRAGKADFKIDGEETVASADTFRVELSFTETSGEHPITAKGTLWIEKSSGDTVKSDLQVDNVPFGGPDAPTLASGHFTSERTEGSPLGDVKTGGVASASEAPKPKTIDEVVQGFEKLPGFVTIYRKKTDEGDIIYMEIPEDLLNKLLFMEVTARTGTSAQIVAGTPINDLLFKFVKTPDGKLTIVVPNINFRVRPDTPLARAVKRSFADAELESFVIKAQQPDRKSLLIDVSDLFKGDIAQVTDIFSNPLGGLLGGGGGGYTLDRSKTYVTSIKNFPKDLVVETHYNFMKIGRGGGTSLADLLGGSSSVLADDRSIPFIVNYTLFPLPTDNGYMPRLADPRVGYFQVDFQDLDDDSKSDQSVHYIYRWHLVKADPSAPLSEPTQPIVMWLDNAIPLQYREAIKEGILYWNRAFEKIGFKNAIVVKQMPDNADWDTADMRYNVVRWVTSPSSGYAVSLMRVNPLTGQILNADITIDANLVRFTKVEQQVEVDPASYFNEMMQPLSPKELLKRSLQEMRCDMPAEGVQNAWFGSMALKLLEPAGLIKTDETAYVNAYLRSVVAHEMGHILGLRHNFVASTYHNLDQLKNEQIIDKTGISASVMDYLPFNIAALHQRDVAFWTPRIGPYDEWAIKYGYLPIPGAKTPEAELYTLHQIASACNLPGHAYESDEIADQFDPDVARFDLGADPLTYWKRSLDLSRYLLLTLSKRVPAPGQSYWEFTRDFNGLLNIHVASAARAARYIGGLYVNRNQRGDYLEHPTLLPIPRSQQEAALRLVCTYMLSSDAFKFPSSYYTHFTTNPNAGFAVMLQRQDYPIFDTISRAQESCLRYLFSSITLDRIVNNEFKVGAANTLPLTELFHTVSAAVWSELAHGENINALHRDLQRTYIDIMSDMVVNPTNPAPEDAKMLAWYQLRTLRDEIEASLKRPHDEYTRIHLADCLMRINRALHAQQIIGGPQGGSASSLLQLLLGDQKQK; encoded by the coding sequence ATGAAACCGTTTGGGCGTTTTTGTGTTCTCGCAACTCTGCTGCTGTGCGCTGCTCCCCTCTATGGTGCGCAACAGCCCCAACAATCGCCGCAAAAACAGCAGGTCTCATCACCATCACAAAAGGTTACCTTGGCTATCCGTGCGAAGGAAGGCCAGATCGCACGCTATCGGCAAGTGGCCGATCTAAAGGTCTCGGCGCAAGGAATGAGTTTAGCGCTGCAAATAAAACAGACGCAACGCGTGAAGTTCACCAAGGTAGACCCTTCGGGTGACATCACCCTAGAGCAGACCACCGAATCGGGTGAAATCACCACCAACGGCCACTCTACCCCTTTACCCGATGAAGAGAAGACGACGGATGTGCTCGTCATTCATCCCGATGGCACGTTGGCCTCCTATCAATCTGCCGATGGCGAAGCACAGGCACGCGATTCGGTACGCCTGATCGAGGCTACCAGCGTGGTTTTCCCCAAACAGCCTGTTGGAGAGGGCGATAGCTGGAGCTACACTTATCAGCCAAACGACAAACTCGGCATCCGAGCCGGTAAGGCCGATTTCAAAATTGACGGGGAGGAGACCGTTGCCTCTGCTGACACCTTTCGTGTGGAACTAAGTTTCACCGAAACCTCTGGAGAACATCCGATCACGGCAAAGGGCACGCTGTGGATTGAGAAGTCCAGCGGAGACACCGTCAAATCCGATCTGCAGGTGGACAACGTGCCCTTTGGTGGACCGGACGCCCCAACGCTCGCCAGCGGCCACTTCACCTCCGAGCGAACTGAGGGAAGCCCTCTTGGCGATGTGAAGACTGGTGGGGTGGCATCGGCCTCCGAAGCCCCTAAGCCAAAAACCATAGATGAAGTGGTACAAGGCTTTGAGAAACTTCCAGGGTTTGTGACCATCTACCGCAAAAAGACGGATGAGGGCGACATCATCTATATGGAGATCCCGGAGGACCTGCTAAACAAGCTCCTCTTCATGGAGGTTACAGCGCGCACCGGTACCTCGGCGCAGATCGTGGCAGGCACCCCCATCAACGATCTGTTGTTCAAATTCGTCAAAACGCCCGACGGCAAACTCACCATCGTGGTGCCCAACATTAACTTCCGGGTGCGCCCCGATACGCCCTTAGCACGGGCGGTAAAGCGCTCCTTTGCCGATGCAGAGCTAGAATCGTTTGTTATCAAAGCACAACAACCCGACCGAAAATCGCTCTTAATTGACGTAAGTGACCTCTTTAAAGGAGACATCGCTCAGGTCACCGATATCTTTTCTAATCCCCTGGGTGGACTGCTCGGCGGTGGTGGCGGAGGCTATACCCTCGACCGCAGCAAGACCTACGTTACAAGCATTAAGAACTTTCCGAAAGACCTTGTGGTAGAGACCCACTATAACTTCATGAAGATCGGGCGTGGTGGAGGAACCAGTTTAGCGGATCTGCTAGGCGGCTCAAGCAGTGTGCTTGCCGACGACCGTTCTATTCCCTTCATCGTTAACTACACGTTGTTTCCCCTTCCCACCGATAACGGGTATATGCCGCGCCTTGCCGACCCTCGCGTGGGCTATTTCCAAGTGGATTTTCAGGATCTAGACGACGACTCGAAGTCCGATCAGTCCGTGCACTACATCTATCGGTGGCATCTGGTTAAAGCCGACCCCAGTGCCCCGCTGTCGGAACCGACTCAGCCCATTGTGATGTGGCTCGACAATGCCATCCCGCTGCAGTATCGCGAAGCCATTAAGGAGGGCATCCTCTACTGGAACCGAGCGTTCGAGAAGATCGGTTTTAAAAACGCTATTGTGGTGAAGCAGATGCCCGACAACGCCGACTGGGATACGGCCGATATGCGCTACAACGTCGTGCGGTGGGTTACCTCGCCCTCCAGTGGTTACGCGGTCTCCCTTATGCGAGTTAACCCACTTACCGGTCAAATTCTTAATGCCGATATCACCATTGATGCCAACCTTGTGCGCTTCACGAAGGTAGAACAGCAGGTGGAGGTAGACCCCGCCTCCTACTTCAACGAGATGATGCAGCCTCTCTCACCAAAAGAGCTTTTGAAGCGCTCCCTGCAGGAGATGCGCTGCGATATGCCCGCTGAAGGGGTTCAGAACGCTTGGTTCGGCAGCATGGCGTTGAAACTCTTGGAGCCGGCAGGCCTCATAAAAACCGACGAAACCGCCTATGTGAACGCCTATCTGCGCTCCGTGGTGGCCCACGAAATGGGGCATATTCTTGGACTACGCCATAACTTCGTTGCCAGCACCTATCATAACCTCGATCAGCTCAAAAACGAGCAGATCATAGATAAAACCGGCATCTCCGCCTCGGTAATGGACTATCTACCATTCAATATCGCGGCACTGCACCAACGTGATGTTGCCTTCTGGACGCCCCGTATCGGGCCTTACGACGAGTGGGCCATCAAATACGGCTACCTGCCCATACCCGGAGCCAAAACGCCAGAAGCCGAACTGTACACGCTGCACCAGATCGCTTCGGCTTGCAATCTGCCGGGACACGCCTACGAAAGCGATGAGATCGCCGACCAGTTCGACCCCGATGTCGCTCGTTTCGACTTAGGTGCCGATCCGCTGACCTACTGGAAACGCTCTCTCGATCTCTCGCGCTACCTTCTACTCACCCTCTCCAAGCGGGTACCGGCACCGGGCCAGAGTTACTGGGAGTTCACTCGCGATTTCAACGGGCTCTTGAACATCCATGTCGCGTCAGCTGCACGTGCTGCGCGCTACATCGGCGGCCTCTATGTGAACCGTAACCAGCGCGGCGACTACCTTGAACATCCTACACTACTTCCTATCCCACGATCGCAACAGGAGGCTGCACTTCGGCTCGTCTGCACCTATATGCTCAGCTCCGACGCCTTCAAATTCCCTTCGAGCTACTACACCCACTTTACTACCAACCCAAATGCCGGGTTCGCCGTTATGCTGCAACGGCAGGACTACCCTATTTTCGACACGATCTCCCGCGCTCAAGAGAGCTGTCTTCGCTACCTTTTCAGCTCCATCACGCTCGATCGCATCGTGAACAACGAGTTCAAGGTTGGTGCTGCAAACACGCTACCGCTTACCGAGCTTTTCCATACGGTGAGTGCAGCCGTCTGGTCAGAGCTAGCCCATGGGGAGAACATCAACGCCTTACACCGCGATCTGCAGCGCACCTACATAGACATTATGTCGGATATGGTTGTGAATCCAACCAACCCAGCCCCAGAGGATGCCAAAATGCTAGCATGGTATCAGCTGCGTACCCTGCGTGATGAGATAGAGGCCAGCCTGAAGCGGCCGCACGATGAGTATACACGCATTCATCTTGCCGACTGCCTTATGCGCATCAATCGCGCCCTTCATGCCCAACAGATCATCGGAGGACCGCAAGGGGGCTCCGCAAGCTCACTGCTTCAACTCCTTCTGGGCGACCAAAAGCAGAAGTAA
- a CDS encoding Gfo/Idh/MocA family protein gives MPKDKVRVGFIGCGGISRAHLPHLSKWDDVELVAFCDIVVERAKKRSEEYGGGNVYDDAATMLKKEQLDAAYILIPTYAHGAPERACIEAGVHFLVEKPLGLYPDDLRKLSKEVTASGLIASAGFMNRYRKSVNRVRELLKGDTGILLDGGWIGGPPLQREGDYFANNPIGLWWPVKEKSGGQMVEQVIHTVDLARYLMGEVVEVFAFAARGFNQKLPNLVSNYNLDDAMVMSLQFESGAVGNIMSCCATQQGGGVFLNIWASKHTAKFTEWAHHVQIYRHNEPGTEEIRGDIEDIFAKEDRAFIDAVKSGDASGILCPYADGVRSTLVALAGNESVETGKPVRVRYE, from the coding sequence ATGCCAAAAGACAAAGTTCGTGTAGGGTTTATCGGATGTGGGGGTATCTCACGTGCTCACCTGCCCCATCTTTCTAAGTGGGACGACGTAGAGCTCGTCGCGTTTTGCGACATTGTGGTAGAGCGCGCTAAGAAAAGGTCGGAGGAGTACGGTGGTGGGAACGTTTACGACGATGCCGCCACCATGCTGAAGAAGGAACAGCTCGACGCCGCCTACATTTTAATTCCCACCTACGCTCATGGGGCGCCGGAGCGCGCCTGTATCGAAGCCGGCGTTCACTTTTTGGTGGAGAAGCCGCTCGGCCTCTATCCAGACGATCTGCGCAAGCTTAGCAAGGAGGTAACGGCTTCGGGACTCATCGCCTCGGCGGGCTTCATGAATCGCTACCGCAAATCGGTTAATCGCGTAAGAGAGCTCCTGAAAGGAGATACGGGGATTCTCTTGGACGGTGGCTGGATCGGAGGGCCGCCACTGCAGCGTGAGGGCGACTATTTTGCGAATAACCCCATCGGGTTATGGTGGCCGGTGAAGGAGAAAAGTGGCGGGCAGATGGTGGAGCAGGTTATCCACACGGTAGATCTCGCCCGCTACCTTATGGGCGAGGTCGTAGAGGTGTTCGCTTTCGCTGCACGCGGCTTTAACCAAAAGCTGCCTAACCTTGTGTCGAACTACAATCTTGATGACGCCATGGTGATGTCGCTCCAGTTTGAAAGTGGTGCCGTGGGAAACATCATGTCTTGCTGTGCTACCCAGCAGGGGGGCGGTGTTTTCTTGAACATCTGGGCGAGCAAGCATACGGCAAAGTTCACAGAGTGGGCGCACCATGTGCAGATCTATCGCCACAACGAGCCGGGAACGGAGGAGATTCGGGGCGATATCGAAGACATCTTCGCAAAAGAAGACCGTGCCTTCATTGATGCCGTTAAGAGCGGCGACGCCTCCGGCATTCTCTGCCCCTATGCCGATGGCGTTCGCTCGACCCTTGTAGCCCTTGCGGGCAACGAGAGCGTGGAAACCGGCAAGCCGGTGCGCGTTCGCTACGAATGA
- a CDS encoding Gfo/Idh/MocA family protein, whose translation MAKKKIGVAIIGSGSIATYRHAPEYAAHPNVEIIAFVDPVIERAEKLAKKYDAKAFRSHEEVLELKNVDAVSVCTPNVYHAPITIEALKAGKHVLCEKPMATSDKEAREMIKAAEKAGKFLMIGHNQRLAPLHIKAKQLIKDGVIGKVITFKTSFCHPGPESWSIEGPTGWFFDKKKAFVGSMGDLGVHKADLLRWLLGEEIVEVAAMVDHLEKPMGDVDDNAVCILRTESGAMGTLTASWTHYPGEDNATYVYGTLGQIRIGTDPRFSVIVHLKNKEKQFYEVGALQTNEEGGQSDSGVIRAFVESILTNTPPEINGEEGRRALAIILACLKSSETKKFEKVEI comes from the coding sequence ATGGCAAAAAAGAAGATAGGTGTTGCCATTATCGGAAGTGGCAGCATCGCTACCTATCGTCACGCGCCCGAATATGCGGCCCATCCGAATGTCGAGATCATCGCCTTCGTTGACCCCGTCATCGAACGGGCGGAAAAACTGGCGAAGAAGTACGACGCTAAAGCCTTCCGCAGCCACGAAGAGGTTCTCGAATTAAAAAACGTGGATGCGGTTAGCGTCTGTACCCCTAACGTCTACCACGCTCCCATCACCATTGAGGCTCTCAAAGCGGGCAAACATGTTTTGTGCGAGAAACCGATGGCCACCTCCGATAAAGAGGCCCGTGAGATGATTAAGGCGGCCGAAAAGGCTGGAAAATTCCTCATGATCGGCCACAATCAACGCCTTGCTCCCCTCCACATAAAGGCCAAGCAGCTCATTAAAGACGGCGTGATCGGAAAAGTGATCACCTTCAAGACCTCCTTCTGTCACCCCGGCCCCGAATCGTGGTCTATCGAAGGCCCGACGGGTTGGTTCTTTGATAAGAAGAAGGCCTTTGTCGGCTCTATGGGCGATCTAGGCGTACATAAAGCCGACCTGCTGCGTTGGCTGCTAGGGGAAGAGATCGTGGAAGTTGCCGCCATGGTGGACCACTTAGAGAAGCCGATGGGCGATGTAGACGATAACGCGGTCTGCATACTACGAACGGAGAGCGGTGCGATGGGCACCCTCACCGCCTCCTGGACACACTACCCAGGTGAAGATAATGCGACCTATGTCTACGGTACCCTCGGCCAGATTCGCATCGGCACCGATCCCCGATTTAGCGTGATCGTCCACCTCAAAAACAAAGAGAAGCAGTTTTACGAAGTGGGGGCGCTTCAGACGAATGAAGAGGGTGGCCAGTCCGATTCAGGGGTGATTCGCGCCTTTGTGGAGTCGATCCTTACCAATACGCCCCCGGAGATCAACGGAGAGGAGGGGCGACGGGCGTTGGCGATTATTCTGGCGTGCCTTAAGTCCTCCGAGACCAAAAAGTTCGAGAAGGTCGAAATTTAA